A genomic region of Dissulfurirhabdus thermomarina contains the following coding sequences:
- a CDS encoding RHS repeat-associated core domain-containing protein: MALEQGGRAYFYHLDGLGTPLALTDAEGRQAVRYDYAAFGARRRHGGRVRQALVFPGQYYDEETGLHYNWNRYYDSETGRYITPDPIGLAGGLNLYPFVYANNRPTVEVDPYGLYAGIDDLIFTAGGAVVGLAGQGIGDLIGGKLSGWEDYAGAALGGAAGGEALLYTGPVGAGAIGGAVTNLSKQGLKNVSGKQCGFDSASLAFDTGIGSLTGFIPGVRIPGITAGRGNFNSIFKQITSKFARGQISNIQQGTGIKMLVGRGVDTSLVPGAGAAAVAGAATSDFMSSENNCQCQ, translated from the coding sequence CTGGCCCTGGAGCAGGGGGGCCGGGCGTACTTCTACCACCTGGACGGTCTGGGGACGCCGCTGGCGCTCACGGACGCGGAGGGGAGACAGGCGGTGCGGTACGACTACGCGGCCTTCGGCGCCCGCCGCCGGCACGGGGGCCGGGTGCGCCAGGCCCTGGTCTTTCCGGGCCAATATTACGATGAGGAAACTGGGCTACATTATAACTGGAATCGGTACTACGATTCTGAGACCGGTAGGTATATAACTCCTGACCCGATTGGACTGGCTGGTGGGTTGAATTTGTATCCGTTTGTTTATGCCAATAACCGCCCAACTGTAGAGGTTGATCCTTATGGGTTGTATGCTGGCATTGACGATTTAATTTTTACGGCTGGTGGTGCAGTGGTTGGTTTAGCGGGTCAAGGTATAGGCGATTTAATAGGTGGTAAATTGAGTGGCTGGGAGGATTACGCAGGAGCTGCTCTTGGAGGAGCTGCGGGAGGTGAAGCATTGTTATACACAGGGCCTGTTGGAGCGGGAGCTATTGGCGGCGCTGTCACAAATTTATCTAAACAAGGGCTGAAAAATGTTTCTGGCAAACAATGTGGTTTTGATTCTGCGAGTCTCGCTTTTGATACTGGGATTGGAAGTCTGACTGGATTTATTCCTGGTGTGAGGATACCAGGGATTACCGCAGGAAGAGGTAATTTCAACTCCATCTTTAAACAAATAACATCAAAGTTTGCTCGTGGACAAATTTCAAATATACAACAGGGCACAGGCATTAAGATGCTTGTTGGTAGAGGAGTTGATACTAGCCTTGTCCCCGGTGCTGGTGCTGCTGCCGTAGCAGGAGCTGCCACATCTGACTTTATGTCATCCGAAAATAATTGCCAATGTCAGTAG